One genomic segment of Pempheris klunzingeri isolate RE-2024b chromosome 21, fPemKlu1.hap1, whole genome shotgun sequence includes these proteins:
- the LOC139220768 gene encoding cerebellin-2-like, with translation MRGALQLVLLFCLCGTWAQGEIGGADPGLRASGQTKRDMWDELRDLVDERQLELRNIKAELQTQTAKLAGLEKENAVQAAELAVLVSRVTASEKEAQEQKEEVTALRKELDISKTELQLTKNKLDEMEKTTAAAPKLAFSAALTISGKIGPFSTETPLVYSRVFTNTGGAYNPITGVFTAPAKGVYYFRFTAFNNKKGEWMAVNFYHNSQRILHNSEQANGHAFIANALILQLEQGSLVYMRLQQNCGLYDDASSLNTFSGFLLFPL, from the exons ATGAGGGGTGCTCTGCAGCTGGTGTtgctgttctgtctgtgtggaacATGGGCTCAAGGAGAGATTGGAGGAGCTGACCCGGGTTTACGGGCGAGTGGCCAGACTAAGAGGGATATGTGGGATGAGCTGAGAGATCTGGTGGATGAACGGCAGTTGGAACTGAGGAACATCAAAGCTGAGCTGCAAACCCAGACAGCCAAACTGGCTGGTCTAGAGAAAGAGAACGCAG TACAAGCAGCAGAACTGGCAGTCCTGGTTTCCAGAGTGACAGCCAGTGAGAAGGAGGCgcaggagcagaaggaggaggtgacGGCTCTCAGGAAGGAGCTGGATATTTCTAAGACTGAACTACAGCTCACCAAGAACAAACTGGATGAGATGGAAAAGACAACTGCAG CCGCCCCGAAGCTggctttctctgctgctttgaccATTTCGGGAAAGATCGGACCATTCAGTACTGAAACTCCACTCGTCTACAGTAGAGTCTTCACAAATACTGGCGGGGCTTACAACCCAATTACAG GCGTCTTTACAGCACCTGCCAAAGGAGTCTACTATTTCAGATTCACTGCTTTCAACAACAAGAAAGGAGAATGGATGGCAGTAAACTTTTATCATAATAGTCAGAGGATTTTACATAATTCTGAGCAAGCTAATGGTCACGCTTTCATTGCAAATGCTTTAATTCTGCAGCTGGAACAGGGGAGTTTGGTCTACATGCGTCTCCAACAAAACTGTGGGCTTTACGATGATGCTAGCTCCTTGAACACCTTCAGTGGTTTCCTGCTGTTCCCTTTGTGA